The following proteins are co-located in the Phragmites australis chromosome 10, lpPhrAust1.1, whole genome shotgun sequence genome:
- the LOC133930470 gene encoding lysine-specific demethylase JMJ703-like, translating into MMGTEGITATLIEDPEPSVPPGFGPFAALASREIQNDVKPVDAQSSSVRVLQSIEKDVEILECLSTPVNCRSDTPCSTSGSDTCRKSLRNRPPIDYSRFDHTADEDSDIEVEEKGVSSVRHRQQFPKGVLRGCPECADCQKVFARWNPSGACRPVLDEAPVYYPTEEEFEDTFKYIEGIRPMAEPYGICRIVPPPSWKPPWLLKEKNIWECSKFSTRVQKVDKLQNRKSSKKSRRGGMMKKKRKLSEPEENSSINHNQIGMQQNQERFGFEPGPEFTLQAFQKYANDFSDQYFRKDTCGDSPPSVEDIEGEYWRIVERPTEEIEVLYGADLETGTFGSGFPKLSPEMKSDVEHKYAQSGWNLNNLPRLQGSVLSFEGGDISGVLVPWVYVGMCFSSFCWHVEDHHLYSLNYMHWGAPKMWYGVPGKDAVNLEAAMRKHLPDLFEEQPDLLHNLVTQFSPSLLKSEGVPVYRCVQHEGEFVLTFPRAYHAGFNCGFNCAEAVNVAPIDWLPIGQNAVELYREQARKITISHDKLLLGAAREAIRAQWDVLFHKRNTADNLRWKSICGPDSTICKSLKARIEMELTQRQNICSPSQSRKMDAEFDSTDRECALCYYDLHLSASGCPCSPDKYACLVHAKQLCSCDWDKRFFLFRYDVNELNILADALGGKLSAIHRWGVSDLGLSLSACVKRENVQDSKTVHRSTDGPRRSYMSQASTVSLVPPSVCTEQKNNGNEMLDAVSPGTNLLKKSPETNNACPSLEQIKLGNISLLKEPCVKNELSCPTNIGTSRRQYNGGIGGYKGSAPSLTVPSGQLLSSNVVTRPLITSGESMRSAHGLAVFNESRETSRTGGCTSSLSEDHNRPPTMIDNGNNMMPGFKISNNSHRLMASDCNATLCHSYKDQVLVTNASVMTEKDNSHTRSVSQQFFNIVSRTQSAPQEALSSVSASKPLIDLSVVKNSYGAFDSGNAYLGHPTFGDEQLNDRWHQRKSESLSGEEARTREHSVIRPQPALENHNRNGVAQRGPRIANVVHRFKCSVEPLEIGVVLSGRLWSSNQAIFPQGFRSRVKYFSIVDPMQMAYYISEILDAGQQGPLFMVTVENCREEVFINVSPTKCWNMVRERLNMEIRRQLSMGRANLPALQPPGSIDGLEMFGLLTPTIVQAIEVWDRDRICTEYWRSRPHVVVEDRDSLHVPPQGPLHIALRGLFQQSNCNELRALHSLLMRDRTLDDNSRQQAAQILDEEIAKQWR; encoded by the exons ATGATGGGAACAGAGGGCATTACAGCCACACTCATCGAGGACCCTGAACCCTCAGTTCCACCTGGATTTGGACCTTTTGCTGCCCTTGCATCGCGGGAGATCCAAAATGATGTTAAGCCTGTTGATGCTCAGTCTAGTTCTGTTCGAGTATTACAGAGCATTGAGAAAGATGTCGAAATTTTGGAATGTCTATCCACTCCAGTGAATTGTCGGAGTGACACACCTTGCAGTACTTCTGGGAGCGATACATGTAGGAAATCACTGCGTAACAGACCTCCAATAGATTATAGCCGTTTCGACCATACCGCAGACGAAGATTCTGATATTGAAGTAGAAGAAAAG GGTGTAAGTTCAGTGAGACATAGACAACAATTCCCTAAAGGGGTACTTCGAGGATGTCCAGAATGTGCCGACTGTCAAAAG GTTTTTGCAAGATGGAATCCATCTGGTGCATGCAGGCCTGTTCTTGATGAGGCTCCTGTTTACTATCCAACCGAGGAG GAATTCGAGGATACCTTTAAATATATTGAGGGTATACGGCCAATGGCAGAGCCATATGGAATTTGTCGTATTGTTCCACCACCTTCGTGGAAGCCTCCATGGCTTCTTAAAGAGAAGAACATTTGGGAATGCTCAAAATTTTCAACTCGGGTACAAAAAGTTGACAAGCTTCAAAACCGTAAATCATCCAAAAAGAGCAGAAGAGGTggaatgatgaagaagaaaagaaagcttTCAGAGCCGGAAGAAAACAGTAGCATCAATCACAATCAAATTGGGATGCAGCAAAACCAAGAGAGGTTTGGATTCGAACCAGGACCGGAGTTCACACTACAGGCGTTTCAGAAGTATGCAAATGACTTCAGTGATCAGTATTTTAGGAAAGATACATGTGGGGATTCACCACCGTCAGTGGAAGATATCGAGGGCGAGTACTGGCGCATAGTTGAAAGGCCCACAGAAGAGATAGAG GTTTTATATGGTGCTGATTTGGAGACTGGAACTTTTGGCAGCGGTTTTCCAAAGTTATCTCCTGAAATGAAATCTGATGTGGAGCATAAATATGCACAATCTGGTTGGAATCTTAACAACTTGCCTAGACTACAAGGTTCAGTTCTCTCTTTTGAGGGTGGTGACATCTCTGGTGTTTTAGTGCCTTGGGTGTATGTCGGCATGTGTTTTTCATCATTCTGCTGG CATGTTGAAGACCATCACTTGTACTCACTGAACTACATGCATTGGGGTGCTCCAAAGATGTGGTATGGAGTTCCAGGAAAGGATGCTGTGAATTTGGAGGCTGCAATGAGGAAACACCTACCTGACTTGTTTGAGGAGCAACCTGATTTGCTTCACAACCTG GTTACTCAGTTTTCACCATCATTACTTAAATCTGAAGGAGTACCAGTCTACCGTTGTGTTCAGCATGAGGGAGAGTTTGTCCTGACATTCCCACGAGCATACCATGCTGGTTTTAATTGTGGCTTCAATTGTGCTGAAGCTGTTAATGTGGCACCCATTGATTGGTTGCCAATTGGACAAAATGCTGTTGAGCTTTATCGTGAACAAGCTCGTAAAATAACTATTTCCCATGATAAGCTGTTGCTTGGGGCTGCAAGAGAAGCAATCAGAGCCCAGTGGGACGTCCTATTCCACAAGAGGAATACTGCTGATAACTTGAGGTGGAAAAGCATATGTGGGCCTGATAGCACCATATGCAAGTCACTGAAG GCACGAATCGAGATGGAGTTGACACAAAGACAAAATATATGCTCTCCATCTCAATCTAGGAAAATGGATGCTGAGTTTGATTCGACTGACAGGGAGTGTGCGTTGTGTTACTATGATTTGCATCTTTCTGCTTCTGGCTGTCCATGTTCCCCAGATAAATATGCTTGCCTGGTACATGCAAAGCAACTTTGCTCATGTGACTGGGACAAAAGGTTTTTCCTATTCCGTTATGATGTCAATGAGCTAAATATCTTAGCTGATGCTTTGGGGGGGAAGCTAAGTGCCATTCACAGATGGGGTGTCTCTGATCTTGGATTAAGTTTGAGCGCATGTGTCAAACGCGAAAATGTCCAAGATTCCAAGACTGTTCACAGATCAACTGATGGCCCGAGAAGGTCCTACATGTCACAGGCATCAACAGTATCATTGGTACCTCCTTCTGTTTGCACCGAACAGAAAAATAACGGAAATGAGATGCTGGATGCAGTTAGTCCGGGTACGAATTTGCTTAAAAAAAGTCCGGAGACAAATAATGCTTGCCCTTCTTTAGAGCAAATAAAATTGGGGAATATTTCACTGCTCAAGGAGCCTTGCGTGAAGAATGAATTATCCTGTCCAACAAACATTGGTACCAGCCGAAGACAATATAATGGAGGGATTGGAGGCTACAAAGGTTCAGCACCAAGCTTGACAGTTCCTTCTGGCCAATTATTGTCGTCCAATGTTGTGACAAGACCCTTAATTACTTCAGGTGAATCGATGAGAAGTGCACATGGCTTGGCAGTATTTAACGAGAGTAGAGAAACTTCTCGAACTGGAGGTTGTACATCTTCACTTAGTGAGGATCATAATAGGCCACCAACTATGATTGATAATGGAAACAACATGATGCCAGGTTTCAAAATCTCAAACAACTCTCATCGTTTGATGGCATCGGACTGTAATGCGACTCTGTGTCACTCCTACAAGGATCAAGTACTCGTAACTAATGCCTCAGTGATGACTGAGAAAGATAACAGTCACACCCGTTCTGTAAGTCAGCAGTTTTTCAATATTGTTTCAAGAACACAAAGTGCGCCTCAGGAAGCATTATCTAGTGTCTCTGCTTCAAAGCCACTCATAGATCTTTCAGTTGTGAAAAATTCATATGGGGCTTTTGATTCAGGCAATGCCTATCTTGGGCATCCAACTTTTGGTGATGAACAACTAAATGATAGATGGCATCAAAGAAAATCTGAATCTCTATCTGGCGAGGAAGCTAGAACTAGGGAGCATTCAGTTATAAGACCGCAGCCTGCTCTGGAAAATCACAACAGGAATGGAGTTGCACAGAGGGGTCCTCGCATAGCTAACGTCGTGCATCGATTCAAGTGCTCTGTTGAACCTTTGGAAATTGGAGTCGTGTTATCTGGGAGGTTGTGGTCCTCAAACCAAGCAATCTTCCCACAAG GCTTTAGGAGCAGAGTAAAATACTTCAGCATTGTGGATCCGATGCAAATGGCATACTACATATCTGAAATATTGGACGCTGGACAGCAGGGACCTCTTTTTATG GTGACTGTAGAAAACTGTCGAGAAGAAGTTTTTATCAATGTCTCTCCTACCAAGTGCTGGAACATGGTCCGCGAGAGGCTCAATATGGAAATACGGAGGCAACTCAGTATGGGAAGAGCTAACCTTCCTGCACTACAACCTCCTGGATCAATTGATGGTCTTGAAATGTTCGGGTTGTTGACACCAACAATAGTTCAG GCAATTGAGGTGTGGGATAGAGATCGCATCTGTACTGAGTACTGGAGATCCAGGCCCCATGTTGTTGTTGAGGATCGAGACAGTCTGCATGTACCACCTCAGGGTCCATTGCATATTGCGTTGAGGGGGCTCTTCCAGCAGTCTAACTGCAATGAACTGCGAGCCCTGCACAGTTTACTGATGAGGGATAGAACTCTGGACGACAATTCTAGGCAGCAGGCTGCCCAAATCCTCGACGAGGAGATTGCAAAGCAATGGCGCTGA
- the LOC133930472 gene encoding autophagy-related protein 2-like, whose protein sequence is MMGLLSGLRLDTLLKRLCKSLLKKRLGDLILGDLDLDQFDLQLTRGALQLNDLALNADFINHKLSGSAIMLKEGSIKSLLVRFPLPVKSCEIVVEELELVLAPAVASEVAPVDTECSVSGSTSDTQASVKTQINESDSNQCSTSVSRDVDEGVKRIANAVKWFLTSFNIKLKNVYVVFDPWTSLDNRVSETNRSLVFRIKETEFGTLLSTDGLVKLNNFITFHDAVIEFLKMDDVDALLQNDQDRGTADISAGHSTTAVLTGPIGGFSGKLNVSIPWSNGCLNLEKIDADVSVDSLELRLQISSIRWIMNVWDSLQRKPIDEHNCAHNTADMSMISTRSALCSSGSRSLKPDSDSVIAIRECLAQSAFSQSRQDKIQDSFLTRAHVITDWMEPIAHEDQGDPDSDCDESIDQFFECFEELRSSQSSLGNSGIWDWTCSVFNAISFASTLASGSDQVPKEQPIEKTLRASIAEVSVLLLFSDGMDIDNPSVPVSVLDDMRNSEMFSSCLSSAHFGKSVMSHAIASSLNMHHLEAKFQQIHLDLQTYPKNLRFMASIAHMKLDEYYHAGNNDSDHSHLGSLFLNNNLRQEVQAAVPQCMFAAGDHWVETSELSGNNSSELTKVELLKTFGKCTFRYDVSTTDQDSNFVSSTSLSICLSPLIFWVHFHTVYMLLDLMSKIESDLSREEHKIHTHGNEKGRRLAKSTNMLSSGNLKVQISLSPTRIILCFPPEFSWDLSHPSTLDKFLVIDHTSCLDTKETPSLPRNEMLNEVHLGTPYTSIHLAAGNFDIYLVKPSNNVLDGRIYSSSRQTFSTLKIFSVTGANYNNSSITLIWRKYPVTGPEMVNKAWSLPKLHDQNNTKTQNSKWAGVSSSTTSQDLGELGSSIRQELLKSTELLLHVQLSCVSVQLSKKDCKLLNQLLDDVLDGISGGETIISENGKGKSVPANDISIQTSIVFECSILEICTELEETVEIGPLLQAELEGSWNSLKLSISNFSLFFFSNVGGVNNASFLWVNHGEGELRGSISDKDDERKEFLIVACKDSACRRGDGEGTNVLSIGTAGCSVVHIRNPKLQENYTSVDVRSATIVAPGGRMDWINAICLLLGSGSDGTEEPDDSNTVNSLQASEPYSSSFFLELVDVAVSYEPHFKNSVLSAETADSKFFSCILAASSFKLHSKSASDSAATDFDIQLRDLGLLICGSSGSKNVTCGYGVDYLRQSGYAKIAQNTFIDAALRIDSSFWKLEISDSQFDIGTCHDTTYGLIRLGSQLQQLYGPDMRDALVHLQSRWNSVQEANRQNISTDASDKLESSLENLADSGLCQSDGLLDDIVENAFNTEDYTTNDFWESNCHHSFSSSETDDGFELNTATSHILLRPSLVSLEANITQLPLEQNSCPDHIIDSYYMPEFQHPSSSTLCNEEHRCMSGGDARRTLESEDGGWYNNVPLTIVENHVLRKNNKQGEQALRQGGKPAVSSLNPDESCNLKGKVLIHGIDVKWRMYAGDDWLLPRKNASSRPCTNGRDRSSSLEFIMTGFNVQLDMYPDGDVSISKLSISAQDLNLCDQSMHAPWKTVLGCYNSKDYPRESCSSAFRLELESVRPEPQAPLEDYRLYLEILPLQLHLDQGQLDFLIKFFQNDPCNNDPHLHCENEIVDVESTSYGSNTIVDEALLPFFQKFDIKPLVLHVNYIPRQFDPIALGKGNYAELLNILPWKGIDLKLKHVSAMGVYGWNSICETVAVEWLEDISKNQVHKLLKGLPPIRSLVAVSSGTKKLVSLPIKSYKKDRKLLKGMQRGAVAFIRSVSIEAVGLGVHLAAGAHDMLVKTERALTAVPPPLASCEAKRAKHNIRANQPESAQQGMKQAYESLTDGLGRTASALIGNPIKVYNRGAGAGSALATAICGAPAAAVAPVSASASALHYALLGLRNSLDPEHKKESMYKYHGPSQS, encoded by the exons ATGATGGGGCTGTTGTCGGGGCTTCGTCTAGACACGCTCCTGAAGCGTCTGTGTAAATCGCTGCTGAAGAAACGGCTCGGGGATCTGATCCTCGGCGACCTCGACCTCGACCAGTTCGACCTCCAGCTCACCCGCGGTGCGCTCCAGCTCAACGACCTCGCGCTCAACGCCGACTTCATCAACCACAAG TTGTCAGGATCTGCTATCATGCTGAAAGAAGGATCGATAAAATCCCTGCTAGTTAGATTCCCTCTACCGGTCAAGAGTTGCGAGATTGTTGTGGAAGAATTGGAGCTTGTGCTTGCTCCAGCTGTTGCAAGTGAAGTTGCTCCTGTAGATACTGAATGCTCTGTCTCTGGTAGTACTAGTGACACACAGGCATCGGTCAAGACCCAAATAAACGAATCTGATAGTAATCAATGTTCTACTTCTGTATCTCGAGATGTGGATGAAGGTGTCAAGAGAATAGCCAATGCCGTCAAATGGTTTCTGACAAGCTTTAATATCAAGTTAAAAAATGTTTATGTTGTATTTGATCCTTGGACCAGTTTGGATAACAGGGTCTCAGAAACTAATCGATCTCTCGTTTTCCGAATTAAAGAGACGGAATTTGGAACCCTTCTTTCGACAGATGGTCTGGTTAAGCTGAATAATTTTATAACTTTCCATGACGCGGTCATTGAGTTTCTGAAGATGGATGATGTTGATGCGCTGCTTCAGAATGACCAGGATAGAGGCACAGCTGACATTTCAGCAGGGCATAGTACTACTGCAGTCTTGACAGGTCCCATTGGTGGATTCTCGGGAAAACTGAACGTAAGCATCCCATGGAGCAATGGATGCTTGAACCTTGAGAAAATCGATGCAGATGTATCTGTTGATTCATTAGAATTACGGTTACAAATCAGCAGTATCCGGTGGATCATGAATGTGTGGGATTCTCTGCAAAGGAAGCCAATAGATGAACATAATTGTGCCCATAATACTGCAGATATGTCTATGATCTCCACCAGATCCGCCTTATGTTCATCTGGATCAAGGTCTTTGAAACCAGATTCAGATTCTGTGATAGCTATCAGGGAATGCTTGGCACAGAGTGCATTTTCTCAAAGCAGGCAAGATAAAATTCAGGATTCTTTCCTTACAAGGGCACATGTAATAACAGACTGGATGGAGCCTATTGCCCATGAGGATCAAGGTGACCCTGATTCAGATTGTGACGAAAG CATCGATCAGTTCTTCGAATGTTTTGAGGAATTGAGGAGCTCCCAGTCTAGTTTAGGAAACAGTGGTATATGGGACTGGACATGTTCGGTATTCAATGCCATAAGTTTTGCATCCACTTTAGCTTCTGGATCTGATCAAGTTCCTAAAG AACAACCAATTGAGAAAACCTTACGGGCCTCCATTGCTGAGGTgtctgttcttcttttgttcagTGATGGCATGGATATTGACAATCCCAGTGTTCCCGTTAGTGTGTTAGATGATATGAGAAATTCCGAAATGTTTTCGAGCTGTCTTTCCTCGGCGCATTTTGGGAAATCAGTTATGTCTCATGCTATTGCTTCCAGCTTAAATATGCATCATCTAGAAGCCAAGTTTCAACAAATTCATCTTGATCTGcag ACATATCCGAAAAATTTGAGGTTCATGGCATCAATTGCCCATATGAAGCTTGATGAATACTACCACGCTGGAAACAATGATTCAGATCATTCACACCTTGGTAGCCTTTTCTTGAATAATAACTTACGCCAAGAAGTTCAAGCTGCTGTCCCTCAATGCATGTTTGCTGCTGGAGATCACTGGGTCGAAACCTCTGAACTCTCTGGCAACAATTCAAGTGAGCTCACTAAAGTTGAATTGCTAAAAACTTTTGGCAAGTGCACATTCCGTTATGATGTCAGTACCACAGATCAAGATAGCAACTTCGTAAGCTCAACTTCTCTGTCGATCTGTTTGTCTCCTTTGATTTTCTGGGTGCACTTCCATACAGTATACATGCTATTGGATCTTATGAGTAAAATTGAATCTGATTTGTCGCGCGAAGAGCATAAAATTCATACGCATGGTAATGAAAAAGGAAGGAGATTGGCTAAAAGCACAAATATGCTGTCAAGTGGAAATCTAAAGGTTCAGATCTCCTTGTCACCAACAAGAATCATCCTTTGCTTCCCGCCTGAGTTTTCGTGGGATTTGAGCCACCCATCTACCCTGGATAAGTTCCTGGTCATCGACCACACGTCATGTCTGGATACGAAAGAAACTCCATCTCTACCTCGAAATGAAATGCTTAATGAGGTTCATCTAGGAACGCCATATACCTCAATCCATTTGGCTGCAGGGAACTTCGACATCTATTTGGTTAAACCTTCCAATAATGTATTGGATGGTAGAATATATTCTTCGAGTAGGCAAACTTTCTCTACTTTGAAGATTTTTTCTGTTACAGGAGCCAATTATAATAACTCCAGCATCACCTTGATCTGGAGAAAGTATCCTGTAACTGGCCCTGAGATGGTCAACAAAGCATGGAGTTTGCCAAAGCTACATGATCAAAATAATACTAAAACACAGAACAGCAAATGGGCTGGTGTTTCCTCTTCCACAACTTCACAAGATCTTGGAGAGTTAGGATCTAGTATACGCCAGGAGCTCCTTAAGAGCACTGAGCTCTTATTGCATGTTCAACTTTCTTGTGTTTCAGTACAACTCAGTAAAAAGGATTGCAAGCTACTAAATCAGCTGCTAGATGATGTCCTTGATGGGATATCAGGTGGAGAAACAATCATTTCTGAAAATGGCAAGGGAAAATCTGTTCCAGCCAATGATATTTCCATTCAAACATCCATAGTTTTTGAATGCAGCATCTTAGAAATTTGCACTGAATTGGAGGAAACTGTGGAAATTGGTCCTTTGTTACAGGCAGAATTAGAAGGTTCCTGGAATTCTCTTAAGTTGTCTATTTCgaatttttctcttttcttcttttcaaaTGTTGGTGGAGTCAACAATGCTAGTTTTCTTTGGGTTAATCATGGTGAAGGTGAGCTTCGGGGCTCTATTAGTGATAAGGATGATGAAAGAAAAGAGTTTCTTATAGTTGCTTGTAAGGACTCTGCCTGCCGGCGGGGTGATGGTGAAGGTACCAATGTATTGTCTATTGGTACTGCTGGCTGTTCTGTGGTCCACATCAGGAACCCAAAGCTACAAGAGAATTACACTTCCGTTGATGTTCGTTCTGCGACAATTGTGGCACCTGGTGGCCGTATGGATTGGATCAATGCAATATGCCTGTTGCTCGGTTCAGGTTCAGATGGAACTGAAGAGCCAGATGATAGCAACACAGTAAATAGTTTACAGGCTAGTGAACCCTATTCATCATCTTTCTTTCTTGAGTTAGTTGATGTTGCTGTGAGCTATGAACCTCACTTCAAAAATTCTGTTCTCAGTGCTGAAACAGCAGACAGCAAGTTTTTCTCATGCATTTTAGCTGCATCATCGTTCAAACTTCATAGCAAATCTGCATCAGATTCTGCAGCTACTGATTTTGATATCCAGCTGCGTGATCTTGGGCTTCTCATTTGTGGATCATCCGGCTCAAAAAATGTCACTTGCGGTTATGGCGTAGATTACCTTCGCCAATCAGGTTATGCTAAGATTGCCCAGAACACATTCATTGACGCTGCTCTAAGAATTGATTCCTCCTTTTGGAAACTTGAAATATCAGACTCTCAATTTGATATTGGTACTTGTCATGATACAACATATGGTCTTATTCGTTTGGGATCCCAACTCCAGCAGCTATATGGTCCTGATATGCGGGATGCTTTAGTTCATCTACAATCAAGGTGGAACAGTGTCCAAGAGGCAAACAGGCAAAATATATCCACTGACGCATCAGATAAGTTAGAGAGCAGTTTGGAGAATTTGGCAGATTCTGGATTGTGCCAGTCAGATGGACTGCTTGATGATATAGTAGAGAATGCTTTTAACACAGAGGACTACACGACCAATGATTTTTGGGAGAGCAATTGCCATCACTCATTTAGTAGCAGTGAAACGGATgatggatttgagctgaacaCAGCCACTTCACACATTTTGCTTAGACCATCATTAGTTAGTCTGGAAGCCAATATTACTCAACTACCACTAGAACAGAACTCCTGTCCTGATCACATCATTGACTCTTATTATATGCCTGAATTTCAACATCCATCATCATCAACTCTATGTAATGAAGAGCATCGCTGTATGTCTGGTGGTGACGCTCGTCGAACCCTGGAGAGTGAAGATGGTGGATGGTATAACAATGTTCCCTTGACAATAGTTGAGAACCATGTTTTGAGAAAGAACAACAAACAAGGAGAGCAAGCACTTCGACAAGGAGGGAAGCCTGCTGTTTCCAGCTTGAATCCTGATGAATCTTGTAATCTGAAAGGAAAGGTTCTTATTCATGGTATAGATGTCAAGTGGCGAATGTATGCTGGAGATGACTGGTTATTACCACGGAAAAATGCAAGTAGCCGCCCATGCACAAATGGAAGAGATAGGAGCTCTTCTTTAGAATTTATCATGACAGGGTTCAATGTCCAACTTGATATGTATCCAGATGGGGATGTTTCTATTTCTAAGTTATCCATATCTGCTCAAGACCTAAATCTTTGTGATCAAAGTATGCATGCTCCATGGAAAACG GTTCTTGGATGTTACAACTCAAAGGATTACCCAAGAGAATCTTGCTCCAGTGCATTCAGGTTAGAACTGGAGTCTGTAAGGCCTGAACCACAGGCTCCTTTGGAAGACTACAG GTTATATCTCGAGATTTTGCCTCTACAGTTGCATCTTGATCAAGGGCAACTTGACTTCCTAATCAAGTTCTTCCAGAATGATCCATGTAACAATGACCCTCATTTACATTGTGAAAATGAGATTGTTGATGTGGAGAGCACAAGCTATGGAAGCAATACAATTGTGGATGAGGCATTACTTCCTTTCTTTCAG AAATTTGATATAAAGCCTCTTGTTCTGCACGTTAATTATATACCCCGTCAGTTTGATCCGATTGCACTAGGCAAAGGAAACTACGCAGAACTTCTCAACATTCTTCCGTGGAAG GGAATTGATTTGAAGCTTAAGCATGTTTCTGCAATGGGTGTTTACGGATGGAACAGCATATGTGAGACAGTAGCTGTAGAGTGGTTGGAGGATATTTCTAAAAATCAG GTACATAAATTGTTAAAAGGGCTTCCTCCAATAAGATCATTAGTTGCTGTCAGTTCAGGGACTAAGAAATTGGTCTCTTTGCCCATCAAAAGCTACAAGAAGGACCGGAAGTTGCTCAAGGGAATGCAAAGAG GTGCTGTTGCTTTCATAAGAAGTGTTTCCATTGAAGCTGTAGGACTTGGTGTCCATTTGGCTGCGGGAGCTCATGATATGCTTGTGAAGACAGAACGTGCCCTTACAGCTGTTCCACCACCTTTAGCCTCGTGTGAAGCGAAAAGAGCAAAACATAACATAAGAGCTAACCAGCCTGAAAGTGCACAACAAGGGATGAAACAG GCGTATGAAAGTTTAACTGATGGACTTGGAAGAACTGCCTCTGCTTTGATTGGGAATCCTATTAAAGTTTATAATCGCGGGGCTGGTGCCGGATCAGCCCTGGCTACTGCAATCTGTGGAGCACCAGCTGCTGCAGTTGCTCCAGTATCAGCATCTGCTAGTGCTTTACATTATGCACTTCTTGGGCTAAGGAACAG CCTTGATCCTGAGCACAAGAAAGAATCCATGTACAAATACCACGGACCTTCTCAATCGTAG